One Cucumis sativus cultivar 9930 chromosome 1, Cucumber_9930_V3, whole genome shotgun sequence DNA segment encodes these proteins:
- the LOC101219428 gene encoding heavy metal-associated isoprenylated plant protein 3 produces the protein MGEAAVQKKKKNDNEKNGDGGGGEGKKKEEIPFTIVLKIDMHCEGCANKITKCVKGFEGVQSVKAEIDGNKLTVMGKKIDATKLREKLSNKTKKKVDLISPQPKKEKDSKPKDKIDDDQTSSNNNKSDKKTDENKKKPKEPPVTTAVLKVPLHCQGCIEKIQRVTTKFKGVQEMSVDKQKDSVMVKGTMDVKALIGSLSERLKRTVEIVPAKKEKEKEKDNNKKEGGGGGDEKKDSTTGDGDGNGNGGGKKKKKGGNGGGGDGEEGGGGGGKMEGNKMEYMGMGGIGYGYGYGYGYGMNTGYGYGPSGIVGENLHAPQLFSDENPNACFIM, from the exons ATGGGAGAG GCTGCAgtacagaagaagaagaagaacgaTAATGAGAAGAATGGAgatggaggaggaggagaagggaagaagaaggaagagatTCCGTTCACTATTGTTCTTAAGATCGACATGCATTGTGAAGGATGTGCGAACAAAATCACCAAATGTGTTAAAGGATTTGAAG GTGTGCAGTCTGTGAAAGCTGAGATTGATGGTAACAAACTGACGGTAATGGGGAAAAAAATAGACGCAACGAAACTCCGTGAGAAACTTTCAAACAaaacgaagaagaaagtgGATTTGATTTCGCCACAAcccaagaaagaaaaggactCAAAGCCCAAGGATAAGATCGACGATGACCAAACCTCTTCCAATAACAACAAATCCGACAAGAAAACAGAtgagaataagaagaaaccCAAAGAg CCGCCTGTGACGACGGCGGTGCTGAAAGTGCCATTACACTGCCAAGGATGTATAGAAAAGATTCAAAGAGTAACAACGAAGTTCAAAG GCGTTCAGGAGATGTCAGTGGACAAACAGAAGGATTCGGTGATGGTGAAGGGGACAATGGACGTTAAAGCCTTGATTGGTAGCTTAAGTGAGAGACTAAAACGAACAGTTGAAATTGTTCCAGcgaagaaggagaaagagaaagagaaagacaaTAACAAAAAGGAGGGCGGCGGCGGTGGTGATGAGAAGAAAGACTCCACCACTGGAGATGGGGATGGGAATGGCAATGGtggagggaagaagaagaagaaaggcgGTAATGGTGGTGGCGGTGACGGGGAAGagggtggtggtggtggagggAAGATGGAGGGGAACAAAATGGAGTACATGGGAATGGGAGGAATAGGGTACGGATACGGGTACGGGTACGGGTACGGGATGAATACCGGGTACGGGTATGGACCGAGTGGGATTGTGGGAGAGAATTTACACGCACCGCAATTGTTTAGCGATGAGAATCCAAATGCTTGTTTCATAATGTAG
- the LOC101219665 gene encoding iron-sulfur assembly protein IscA-like 2, mitochondrial isoform X1 yields the protein MVPRFLIQRLTPYLGAHIRKNQRLLSSSVSAYQEASSSLITPSAGIDTIHMSDNCIRRMKELQEPMEEKMLRLSVENGGCSGFQYVFNLDDKTNPDDRVCEKEGVKLVVDNISYDFVKGATIDYVEELIRSAFIVTTNPSAVGGCSCKSSFMVKQ from the exons ATGGTTCCCAGATTTCTAATTCAGCGGCTAACACCATATTTGGGAGCACATATCCGAAAGAACCAAAGGCTTCTTAGCTCTTCTGTTTCAGCCTATCAAGAAGCCTCTTCTTCGTTGATAACTCCATCTGCGGGCATTGATACAATTCACATGTCAGATAACTGCATTCGG AGAATGAAAGAATTGCAAGAACCCATGGAAGAAAAGATGCTTCGGTTGAGTGTAGAAAATGGGGGATGTTCTGGGTTtcaatatgttttcaatttggaTGACAAAACCAATCCAGATGACAG GGTGTGTGAGAAGGAAGGAGTTAAATTGGTAGTTGATAACATCTCATATGATTTTGTAAAAGGAGCAACAATTGATTATGTTGAGGAGCTGATTCGTTCCGCTTTCATT GTGACCACAAATCCAAGTGCTGTTGGTGGCTGTAGTTGTAAAAGTTCTTTTATGGTGAAACAATAA
- the LOC101219665 gene encoding iron-sulfur assembly protein IscA-like 2, mitochondrial isoform X2: MVPRFLIQRLTPYLGAHIRKNQRLLSSSVSAYQEASSSLITPSAGIDTIHMSDNCIRRMKELQEPMEEKMLRLSVENGGCSGFQYVFNLDDKTNPDDRVCEKEGVKLVVDNISYDFVKGATIDYVEELIRSAFIVTTNPSDVEGGYGS; this comes from the exons ATGGTTCCCAGATTTCTAATTCAGCGGCTAACACCATATTTGGGAGCACATATCCGAAAGAACCAAAGGCTTCTTAGCTCTTCTGTTTCAGCCTATCAAGAAGCCTCTTCTTCGTTGATAACTCCATCTGCGGGCATTGATACAATTCACATGTCAGATAACTGCATTCGG AGAATGAAAGAATTGCAAGAACCCATGGAAGAAAAGATGCTTCGGTTGAGTGTAGAAAATGGGGGATGTTCTGGGTTtcaatatgttttcaatttggaTGACAAAACCAATCCAGATGACAG GGTGTGTGAGAAGGAAGGAGTTAAATTGGTAGTTGATAACATCTCATATGATTTTGTAAAAGGAGCAACAATTGATTATGTTGAGGAGCTGATTCGTTCCGCTTTCATT GTGACCACAAATCCAAGTGATGTTGAGGGAGGTTATGGTTCCTAA